A single genomic interval of Daucus carota subsp. sativus chromosome 1, DH1 v3.0, whole genome shotgun sequence harbors:
- the LOC135150619 gene encoding uncharacterized protein LOC135150619, whose product MCSAEVFTTFSYITSLSQPITFSADDASLNRPFLISTPQKSTRNPVNFDSSVGNSIRDRTLDILSIVSTLFFGVGCSALTAAFIYLVWYICSPKTYNFGANESNEEDDGDVTAAETKLGYVAVAVDAPAPVKQVE is encoded by the coding sequence atgtgcaGTGCAGAAGTTTTCACCACTTTCTCATACATTACTTCCCTCAGTCAACCCATCACCTTCTCCGCCGACGACGCCTCCCTCAACCGCCCCTTTCTGATCTCCACTCCCCAAAAGTCAACTCGCAACCCGGTCAATTTTGACTCCTCTGTCGGCAATTCCATTCGCGATCGCACGCTCGATATTTTGAGTATTGTTAGTACTCTGTTTTTCGGCGTTGGTTGTAGTGCTCTCACTGCCGCCTTCATATATTTGGTTTGGTATATTTGCTCGCCCAAGACTTATAATTTCGGTGCTAATGAATCTAATGAGGAGGATGACGGTGATGTTACAGCTGCCGAGACGAAACTGGGTTATGTCGCTGTTGCGGTTGATGCTCCTGCTCCCGTTAAACAAGTTGAGTAG